In Malania oleifera isolate guangnan ecotype guangnan chromosome 8, ASM2987363v1, whole genome shotgun sequence, a single window of DNA contains:
- the LOC131163035 gene encoding uncharacterized protein LOC131163035: protein MNLKRFISRQAIKTLSGFNGKTPSSCADLHRNVSAVSDSSSMRLPHRHEHIFRNPSCAKPIWVFGRSFHSAQQTEPSGSSADTDDSEEDEAMSEFLSRFVWIMRRKLSEAYPNCDKQTVDGMLLVIVGKVVAETEKGSLEQMLGTAAALPSNDFSDDLWKTMWDVSNMVLDDMQKAKKKEKMKAFLQSEEVKEMYRFAGEVGVRGDMLRELRFKWAREKMEESDFYQELQNLRAQEQQEENDDEFVGAKPKTIGEEAGGENSGVTEEKHKVVSLPKRRGKTKYKIYGLDLSDPHWAEMADKIHENGEIIWPQEPKPISGKCKLVTERILLLKEEDDPSSLLAEWVELLQPSRIDWISLLDRLKGQNAGLYFRVAEYVLSEPSFQANVRDYSKLIDALAKENRLEDAERIIKKMSENGILPDILTSTVLFHMYSKAGNLGRAKEAFEHLRREGFQPDMKVYNSMIMAYVNAGQPKLGESLLREMETRDINPTKEIYMALLRSFAQHGDAGGALRIATTMQFAGFQPNLESCTLLVEAYGRAGDPDQARNNFDYIIKVGHRPDDRCTASMIAAYEKKNLLDRALNLLLQLEKDGFEPGVVTYSVLVDWLGKLQLVPEAEQLLGKIAEQGEAPPFNVHLSLCDMYSRAGMEKKALQALGFLEAKKEQLGPDEFERIIKGLIVGGFVHDARRIHSVMKTQGFAASEPLEVALMASQAIPRKKPTIR from the exons ATGAATTTGAAGCGCTTCATATCCAGACAGGCGATTAAGACCCTATCTGGATTCAATGGCAAAACTCCGTCTTCATGCGCCGATTTGCATAGAAATGTTTCCGCCGTATCCGACTCTTCTTCGATGCGTTTGCCACACCGTCACGAACACATCTTCCGAAATCCTTCGTGTGCAAAACCCATTTGGGTTTTTGGTAGAAGTTTTCACTCTGCTCAACAGACTGAGCCGAGTGGCTCGAGCGCGGATACAGACGATTCGGAGGAGGACGAAGCAATGAGCGAGTTCTTGTCCCGATTTGTTTGGATAATGCGCCGGAAGCTCTCGGAAGCCTACCCAAACTGTGACAAGCAGACGGTTGATGGCATGCTCTTGGTAATCGTGGGGAAAGTCGTTGCAGAGACGGAGAAAGGCAGCCTTGAGCAGATGCTTGGCACTGCGGCGGCCCTGCCTTCAAATGATTTCAGTGACGATTTGTGGAAGACTATGTGGGATGTCAGCAACATGGTGTTGGATGACATGCAGAAGgcgaagaagaaggagaaaatgaaAGCTTTTCTCCAGTCTGAAGAAGTCAAGGAGATGTATAGATTTGCCGGTGAGGTGGGTGTTCGTGGGGACATGCTGAGGGAACTCAGATTCAAATGGGCTCGTGAGAAAATGGAGGAGAGTGACTTTTATCAGGAGTTGCAGAATCTCCGAGCCCAAGAACAACAAGAAGAAAATGATGACGAATTTGTTGGTGCGAAACCCAAAACTATCGGTGAAGAGGCTGGCGGGGAAAACTCAGGCGTGACTGAGGAGAAACACAAGGTTGTTTCTCTTCCGAAGAGACGTGGGAAGACAAAGTACAAGATTTATGGTCTTGATCTTTCTGACCCACACTGGGCTGAAATGGCTGATAAAATCCATGAAAATGGGGAGATCATATGGCCACAGGAACCGAAGCCAATATCTGGAAAATGTAAACTAGTAACGGAGAGAATCCTTTTGTTGAAAGAGGAGGATGACCCTTCTTCACTACTGGCTGAATGGGTTGAGCTTCTTCAGCCCAGCAGGATTGACTGGATATCTTTGCTTGATAGATTGAAAGGGCAGAATGCTGGTCTATATTTCAGG gtGGCGGAATATGTTCTGAGTGAACCGTCTTTTCAAGCAAATGTTCGTGATTATTCAAAGCTTATTGATGCCCTTGCTAAAGAGAATCGCCTGGAAGATGCAGAGAGAATCATTAAAAAGATGAGTGAAAATGGTATTTTACCTGATATTCTGACATCCActgttttatttcacatgtatAGCAAGGCAGGTAATCTTGGTCGCGCAAAAGAAGCTTTTGAACACTTGAGGAGGGAAGGCTTCCAGCCAGACATGAAGGTCTACAACTCTATGATAATGGCATATGTGAATGCTGGCCAACCCAAGTTGGGAGAATCACTGTTGAGAGAGATGGAGACAAGAGACATCAACCCCACAAAGGAAATTTACATGGCACTGCTTCGGTCATTTGCTCAACATGGTGATGCTGGTGGAGCCCTTCGAATTGCAACCACTATGCAGTTTGCAGGGTTCCAACCAAATTTGGAATCTTGTACATTGCTTGTTGAAGCATATGGGCGAGCTGGAGACCCTGACCAAGCAAGGAACAACTTTGATTACATTATAAAAGTGGGACACAGGCCTGATGACAGGTGCACTGCCAGCATGATTGCAGCTTATGAAAAGAAGAATTTATTGGATAGGGCTTTGAATCTTCTATTGCAGCTTGAGAAGGATGGATTTGAGCCTGGAGTTGTGACTTATTCTGTTTTGGTGGATTGGTTGGGCAAGCTGCAACTGGTTCCTGAAGCTGAGCAACTATTGGGCAAGATTGCTGAGCAGGGTGAGGCTCCTCCTTTTAATGTTCATCTGAGCCTTTGTGACATGTACTCAAGGGCTGGGATGGAAAAGAAGGCTCTCCAAGCTTTGGGGTTTTTGGAGGCTAAGAAGGAGCAGTTGGGGCCAGATGAGTTTGAGCGGATTATAAAAGGACTTATTGTTGGTGGATTTGTGCATGACGCTAGGAGGATACACAGTGTGATGAAGACTCAGGGTTTTGCTGCATCAGAACCTCTTGAAGTGGCCCTGATGGCATCTCAAGCCATTCCCCGCAAGAAACCAACTATTAGATAG